One region of Streptomyces capillispiralis genomic DNA includes:
- a CDS encoding glycine betaine ABC transporter substrate-binding protein has product MRRPARHRGALLAAALLTAAAAGCGLTSGSPMVDDVEPGSIGRGKPLEGAKLTVTSKEFTEQLILGAIMGIAFQAAGAEVVDRTGIQGSVGSREAVVGGEADAGFEYTGTAWITYQGNSRPIPDPREQWEAVRDADEKNGVVWLEPSELNNTYALAMNQANYEKYRTRTLSDVAALAKSDPGAVTLCVEGEFANRADGLPGMEKAYGMDLPARDVTQMDTGIIYTQAAKGACAYGEVFTTDGRIKSMNLVVMEDDRKFFPNYNAAPTVNADTFEEWPAIADVLGPVTAKLDNDVAQTLNAKVDVDGEDPHEVALDWMVAEGFVKEG; this is encoded by the coding sequence ATGAGACGGCCGGCACGGCACAGGGGTGCGCTGCTGGCCGCGGCGCTGCTGACGGCCGCCGCGGCGGGCTGCGGACTGACCAGCGGCTCCCCCATGGTCGACGACGTGGAGCCGGGCTCGATCGGCCGGGGCAAGCCGCTGGAGGGCGCGAAACTCACCGTCACCTCCAAGGAGTTCACCGAGCAGCTGATCCTCGGCGCGATCATGGGCATCGCCTTCCAGGCAGCCGGCGCCGAGGTCGTCGACCGGACCGGCATCCAGGGTTCCGTCGGCTCCCGGGAGGCGGTCGTGGGCGGCGAGGCGGACGCCGGGTTCGAGTACACGGGCACGGCGTGGATCACGTACCAGGGCAACAGCAGGCCGATCCCGGACCCTCGGGAGCAGTGGGAGGCGGTGCGCGACGCGGACGAGAAGAACGGCGTGGTCTGGCTGGAGCCGTCGGAGCTGAACAACACGTACGCCCTCGCCATGAACCAGGCGAACTACGAGAAGTACCGCACGCGCACGCTCTCCGACGTGGCCGCGCTGGCGAAGTCCGACCCGGGCGCGGTGACGCTCTGTGTGGAGGGCGAGTTCGCCAACCGCGCGGACGGGCTGCCGGGCATGGAGAAGGCGTACGGGATGGACCTCCCGGCGCGCGACGTCACGCAGATGGACACCGGCATCATCTACACCCAGGCGGCGAAGGGCGCCTGCGCCTACGGCGAGGTCTTCACCACCGACGGGCGCATCAAGTCCATGAACCTGGTGGTGATGGAGGACGACAGGAAGTTCTTCCCCAACTACAACGCGGCGCCGACGGTCAACGCCGACACCTTCGAGGAGTGGCCGGCGATCGCCGACGTCCTCGGCCCGGTCACGGCGAAGCTGGACAACGACGTGGCGCAGACCCTCAACGCCAAGGTGGACGTCGACGGGGAGGACCCGCACGAGGTGGCGCTCGACTGGATGGTGGCGGAAGGGTTCGTCAAGGAGGGGTAG
- a CDS encoding ABC transporter permease has product MKGLAFRDEGAESDGEDTAPPPPPTRPRVTWQKLTFLPVVLIAVLLATWLWFEQADLDALTRNALSDGQVSKALWQHIQLTAISTFFVLLIAIPLGILLTRGMFRRATPAAMAVANMGQATPAIGLLALLVIWLGIGRRAALIGIIAYAVLPVLANTIAGLRANDPTLLEAARGIGMSPLGVLTRVELPLAVPLILAGVRTALVLNVGTATLATFGGGGGLGVLITTGITSQRMPVLVVGSVLTVALALLVDWLASLAELLLRPRGLEAGP; this is encoded by the coding sequence GTGAAGGGGCTCGCCTTCCGCGACGAGGGCGCCGAGTCCGACGGGGAGGACACCGCTCCCCCGCCGCCGCCGACGCGGCCCCGGGTGACCTGGCAGAAGCTGACGTTCCTGCCGGTGGTGCTGATCGCGGTGCTGCTCGCGACCTGGCTGTGGTTCGAGCAGGCCGACCTCGACGCGCTGACCCGCAACGCGCTGTCCGACGGGCAGGTGTCCAAGGCGCTGTGGCAGCACATCCAGCTCACGGCGATCTCGACGTTCTTCGTGCTGCTCATCGCGATCCCGCTGGGCATCCTGCTGACCCGCGGCATGTTCCGCCGGGCCACCCCGGCCGCGATGGCCGTCGCCAACATGGGCCAGGCCACCCCGGCGATCGGTCTGCTGGCGCTGCTGGTGATCTGGCTCGGCATCGGCCGCAGGGCCGCCCTGATCGGCATCATCGCCTACGCCGTCCTGCCGGTGCTGGCCAACACCATCGCCGGGCTCAGGGCCAACGACCCGACGCTGCTGGAGGCGGCGCGCGGCATCGGCATGTCCCCGCTGGGCGTGCTGACCCGGGTGGAGCTGCCGCTGGCCGTCCCCCTGATCCTCGCCGGTGTGCGCACCGCGCTCGTCCTGAACGTCGGCACGGCGACCCTGGCCACCTTCGGCGGGGGCGGCGGACTCGGCGTGCTGATCACCACCGGGATCACCAGCCAGCGGATGCCGGTGCTGGTGGTGGGCTCCGTCCTCACCGTCGCCCTGGCGCTGCTGGTGGACTGGCTGGCCTCCCTGGCGGAACTGCTGCTGCGGCCGCGCGGTCTGGAGGCGGGCCCATGA
- a CDS encoding ABC transporter ATP-binding protein → MAETPQTPQAPRAPGAAPRSVGATIELEGLTKRYPGSTLPAVDNVSMDIRAGETVVFVGPSGCGKSTTLKMINRLIEPTGGRIRIGGEDVTHMDPVRLRRTIGYAIQASGLFPHMTVAQNIALVPRMLRWPAARVRARVEEMLDLVGLDPGEFHGRYPRQLSGGQQQRVGVARALAADPPVLLMDEPFGAVDPITRDHLQDELIRLQRDLHKTIVFVTHDFDEAIKIGDRIAVLRERSHIAQFDTPEAILTNPADDFVSGFVGAGAALKRLNLTRVRDVEITDYPTVTVDDPLQHIFNRLRSGGTNEILLLDKQGRPYKWLRRGDLMRAKGSLARAGTLVHDTVTRDATLRDALEAVLTDNTGRVAVTGRRGAYEGVVDVETLMNSVHELLEADRLEAREAQHELEEQRAAQTHAEQEGFGGFGGEAKA, encoded by the coding sequence GTGGCTGAGACACCACAGACACCACAGGCACCGCGGGCCCCCGGGGCGGCGCCCAGGTCGGTCGGGGCGACCATCGAGCTGGAGGGCCTGACCAAGCGGTATCCGGGCAGCACGCTGCCCGCGGTGGACAACGTCAGCATGGACATCCGGGCGGGCGAGACGGTGGTCTTCGTCGGCCCGTCGGGCTGCGGGAAGTCCACCACGCTGAAGATGATCAACCGGCTGATCGAGCCGACGGGCGGCCGGATCCGCATCGGCGGCGAGGACGTCACCCACATGGACCCGGTGCGGCTGCGCCGCACGATCGGCTACGCGATCCAGGCCAGCGGCCTGTTCCCGCACATGACCGTGGCGCAGAACATCGCGCTGGTGCCGAGGATGCTGCGCTGGCCGGCCGCCCGGGTGCGGGCCCGGGTGGAGGAGATGCTGGACCTGGTCGGCCTGGACCCGGGCGAGTTCCACGGCCGCTATCCGCGTCAGCTGTCCGGCGGCCAGCAGCAGCGGGTGGGCGTGGCGCGGGCGCTCGCGGCGGACCCTCCGGTGCTGCTGATGGACGAGCCGTTCGGCGCGGTCGACCCGATCACCCGGGACCACCTCCAGGACGAGCTGATCCGCCTCCAGCGCGACCTGCACAAGACGATCGTCTTCGTCACCCACGACTTCGACGAGGCGATCAAGATCGGCGACCGGATCGCGGTGCTGCGCGAACGCTCCCACATCGCCCAGTTCGACACCCCGGAGGCGATCCTCACCAACCCCGCCGACGACTTCGTCTCGGGCTTCGTGGGCGCCGGGGCGGCGCTGAAGCGGCTCAACCTCACCCGGGTGCGGGACGTGGAGATCACCGACTACCCGACGGTGACCGTCGACGACCCGCTCCAGCACATCTTCAACCGGCTCCGCTCCGGCGGCACCAACGAGATCCTGCTGCTGGACAAGCAGGGCCGCCCCTACAAGTGGCTGCGGCGCGGCGACCTGATGCGCGCCAAGGGCTCGCTGGCCCGCGCGGGCACCCTGGTCCACGACACGGTGACCCGGGACGCGACCCTGCGGGACGCGCTGGAGGCGGTCCTCACCGACAACACCGGGCGGGTCGCGGTCACCGGGCGGCGCGGCGCGTACGAGGGTGTCGTGGACGTGGAGACGCTGATGAACTCGGTGCACGAACTGCTGGAGGCCGACCGGCTGGAGGCGCGGGAGGCGCAGCACGAGCTGGAGGAGCAGCGGGCCGCGCAGACGCACGCCGAGCAGGAGGGCTTCGGCGGCTTCGGCGGGGAGGCGAAGGCGTGA
- a CDS encoding ABC transporter permease: MNFWEYLGNRHQQLLTDAFQHASAVFQCMVVATVLGVLIGVATYRSEWAGNLATTATATLLTIPALAMIGLLIPVVGLGVPPTVIALTLYGLLPIVRNAIVGLRGVDPSLVDAAKGIGMSRVARLARVELPLAWPPILTGIRVSTQMLMGIAAIAAFASGPGLGNLIFRGIASLGSKNALNQVLAGTLGIIVLALLFDAAYVLIGRLTIPRGIRG; the protein is encoded by the coding sequence GTGAACTTCTGGGAGTACCTGGGCAACCGCCATCAGCAGCTGCTCACCGACGCGTTCCAGCACGCCAGCGCCGTCTTCCAGTGCATGGTGGTGGCGACCGTGCTCGGTGTGCTGATCGGGGTGGCCACCTACCGCAGCGAGTGGGCGGGCAACCTCGCCACCACCGCCACCGCGACCCTGCTGACCATCCCGGCGCTGGCCATGATCGGTCTGCTGATCCCGGTCGTGGGGCTCGGTGTGCCGCCGACGGTGATCGCGCTGACCCTGTACGGGCTGCTGCCGATCGTGCGGAACGCGATCGTGGGGCTGCGCGGGGTCGATCCGTCGCTGGTGGACGCGGCCAAGGGCATCGGCATGTCGCGCGTGGCCCGGCTGGCGCGGGTGGAGCTGCCCCTGGCCTGGCCGCCCATCCTGACCGGCATCCGGGTCTCCACGCAGATGCTGATGGGCATCGCCGCCATCGCCGCCTTCGCCTCCGGTCCCGGCCTCGGGAACCTGATCTTCCGCGGGATCGCCTCGCTGGGCAGCAAGAACGCGCTCAACCAGGTCCTCGCGGGCACCCTCGGAATCATCGTGCTGGCCCTGCTGTTCGACGCCGCGTACGTCCTGATCGGGCGGCTGACCATTCCCAGGGGGATCCGTGGCTGA
- a CDS encoding Lrp/AsnC family transcriptional regulator, producing the protein MAIDHLDGRIILLLAREPRIGVLEMSRRLGVARGTVQARLDRLQSNGVIRGFGPQVDPAALGYPVTAFATLQIRQGQGADVRAHLATVPEVLELHTTTGTGDMLCRLVARSNADLQRVIDRVVGFDGIVRASTAIVMENPVPLRIIPLVEQASLGE; encoded by the coding sequence ATGGCGATCGATCATCTGGACGGGCGGATCATCCTGCTGCTGGCGCGGGAGCCGAGGATCGGCGTGCTGGAGATGTCCCGGCGGCTCGGGGTGGCGCGCGGGACCGTGCAGGCCCGGCTGGACCGGCTTCAGTCGAACGGAGTCATCCGCGGATTCGGACCCCAGGTGGATCCGGCGGCCCTCGGATACCCGGTGACGGCGTTCGCCACGCTGCAGATCCGGCAGGGTCAAGGAGCCGACGTACGGGCCCACTTGGCGACCGTGCCGGAGGTGCTGGAGCTGCACACCACCACCGGCACCGGGGACATGCTGTGCCGGCTGGTGGCGCGCTCCAACGCCGATCTCCAGCGGGTGATCGACCGCGTCGTCGGTTTTGATGGCATCGTCCGGGCCTCCACGGCGATCGTCATGGAGAACCCCGTTCCGCTGCGGATCATCCCGCTGGTGGAACAGGCGTCGCTCGGCGAGTGA
- the hppD gene encoding 4-hydroxyphenylpyruvate dioxygenase yields the protein MTQTTHHTPAATARQADPFPVKGMDAVVFAVGNAKQAAHYYSTAFGMKLVAYSGPENGSRETASYVLENGSARFVLTSVIKQSTEWGAFLAEHVAAHGDGVVDLAIEVPDARAAYAYAVEHGARSVAEPYELKDEHGTVVLAAIATYGKTRHTLVERGGYDGPYLPGYVAADPIVEPPAQRTFQAIDHCVGNVELGRMNEWVAFYNKVMGFTNMKEFVGDDIATEYSALMSKVVADGTLKVKFPINEPAIAKKKSQIDEYLEFYGGAGVQHIALNTNDIVQTVRRMRASGVRFLDTPDSYYDTLGEWAGETRVPVETLRELKILVDRDEDGYLLQIFTKPVQDRPTVFFELIERHGSMGFGKGNFKALFEAIEREQAKRGNL from the coding sequence ATGACGCAGACCACACACCACACTCCCGCAGCGACCGCCCGGCAGGCCGACCCCTTCCCGGTCAAGGGAATGGACGCGGTCGTCTTCGCCGTGGGCAACGCCAAGCAGGCGGCGCACTACTACTCCACCGCCTTCGGCATGAAGCTGGTCGCCTACTCCGGACCGGAGAACGGCAGCCGCGAGACCGCGAGCTACGTCCTGGAGAACGGCTCCGCCCGGTTCGTCCTCACCTCGGTGATCAAGCAGTCCACCGAGTGGGGCGCCTTCCTCGCCGAGCACGTGGCCGCGCACGGCGACGGCGTCGTCGACCTCGCCATCGAGGTGCCGGACGCGCGCGCCGCGTACGCCTACGCCGTCGAGCACGGCGCCCGCTCCGTCGCGGAGCCGTACGAGCTGAAGGACGAGCACGGCACCGTGGTCCTGGCCGCGATCGCCACCTACGGCAAGACCCGCCACACCCTGGTCGAGCGCGGCGGCTACGACGGCCCCTACCTGCCCGGCTACGTCGCCGCCGACCCGATCGTGGAGCCGCCGGCCCAGCGCACCTTCCAGGCCATCGACCACTGCGTCGGCAACGTCGAGCTCGGCCGGATGAACGAGTGGGTCGCGTTCTACAACAAGGTCATGGGCTTCACGAACATGAAGGAGTTCGTGGGCGACGACATCGCCACCGAGTACAGCGCGCTGATGTCGAAGGTGGTCGCGGACGGGACGCTGAAGGTCAAGTTCCCGATCAACGAGCCCGCCATCGCCAAGAAGAAGTCCCAGATCGACGAGTACCTGGAGTTCTACGGCGGCGCCGGCGTCCAGCACATCGCGCTGAACACCAACGACATCGTGCAGACGGTCCGCCGGATGCGCGCCTCCGGCGTGCGCTTCCTGGACACCCCCGACTCCTACTACGACACGCTCGGTGAGTGGGCGGGCGAGACGCGGGTGCCGGTCGAGACGCTGCGCGAGCTGAAGATCCTCGTCGACCGCGACGAGGACGGCTACCTGCTGCAGATCTTCACCAAGCCGGTCCAGGACCGCCCGACGGTCTTCTTCGAACTCATCGAGCGGCACGGCTCGATGGGCTTCGGCAAGGGCAACTTCAAGGCCCTCTTCGAGGCCATCGAGCGGGAGCAGGCCAAGCGCGGCAACCTGTAG
- a CDS encoding tetratricopeptide repeat protein: MDDKPCEPRERPGETREEPGATPEQADGTEQEPGGAPEHAGGPREEPAATPEQADGIEQEPGGAPEHAGGPQEEPAATPEQADGIEQEPGGTPEQPGGPQEEPAATPEPAGRETGQESGAARKRGRRRALLASVAGCAVLGGGLALLPWDGGGPPAVEPGARALAAVTSGVPAALPDLAALVEERERHLRTHPRDAHAWAVLGSARVEQGLRLADPAYWSRAEKALRTSLKVRPKGNAPALRGLAVLANARRDFAEARAWGEQARKLEPKRWTTYPPLIEAAAGLGDDEETAKLLERLTELRDGPAVMARAAAVYRDRGWREDAAAKLADAAAAAGEPAERAAYLERAGQLAWERGDREDALRHFQEAVRIDPDQRAAQAGQGRALASLGRMTEALSAYRVALAKQPRPEYALELGELYESLGLRQAAGVQYGLLRERVRLAAAHGADEELVLGRFEADHGDARAAVRRLRAEWKRQPSTAVADALGWALHRAGRSKEALPFAVRATEGTRGGGVRSALYVFHRGMIEREVERYGAARRHLREALRINPYFSPLRVPRAKAALARLGEPSVQAGPESS, from the coding sequence ATGGACGACAAGCCTTGTGAGCCCCGGGAGAGGCCCGGTGAGACCCGGGAGGAGCCGGGTGCGACCCCGGAGCAGGCCGATGGGACCGAGCAGGAGCCCGGTGGGGCCCCTGAGCATGCCGGTGGCCCCCGGGAGGAGCCGGCCGCGACCCCGGAGCAGGCCGATGGGATCGAGCAGGAGCCCGGTGGGGCCCCTGAGCATGCCGGTGGCCCCCAGGAGGAGCCGGCCGCGACCCCGGAGCAGGCCGATGGGATCGAGCAGGAGCCCGGTGGGACCCCGGAGCAGCCCGGTGGCCCCCAGGAGGAGCCTGCCGCGACCCCGGAGCCGGCCGGTCGGGAGACCGGGCAGGAGTCCGGTGCGGCGCGGAAGCGGGGGAGGCGCCGGGCGCTGCTCGCCTCCGTCGCCGGATGTGCCGTGCTGGGCGGGGGGCTGGCGCTGCTGCCCTGGGACGGAGGGGGGCCGCCCGCGGTGGAGCCCGGGGCGCGGGCGCTGGCGGCGGTCACCAGCGGGGTGCCGGCCGCGCTGCCCGACCTGGCGGCGCTGGTCGAGGAGCGCGAGCGGCATCTGCGCACGCACCCGAGGGACGCCCACGCCTGGGCGGTGCTCGGCTCGGCCCGGGTGGAGCAGGGGCTGCGGCTGGCGGACCCGGCGTACTGGTCGCGCGCGGAGAAGGCGCTGCGCACCTCGCTGAAGGTGCGGCCGAAGGGCAACGCCCCGGCGCTGCGCGGGCTGGCGGTGCTGGCGAACGCCCGCCGGGACTTCGCCGAGGCGCGCGCCTGGGGCGAGCAGGCGCGGAAACTGGAGCCGAAGCGGTGGACGACGTATCCGCCGCTGATCGAGGCGGCCGCGGGGCTCGGTGACGACGAGGAGACGGCGAAGCTGCTGGAGCGGCTGACCGAGCTGCGCGACGGTCCGGCCGTGATGGCGCGTGCGGCGGCCGTCTACCGGGACCGGGGCTGGCGGGAGGACGCCGCGGCCAAGCTGGCCGACGCGGCCGCGGCCGCCGGGGAGCCGGCCGAGCGGGCGGCGTACCTGGAGCGGGCCGGGCAGCTCGCCTGGGAGCGCGGCGACCGCGAGGACGCGCTGCGGCACTTCCAGGAGGCGGTGCGCATCGATCCCGACCAGCGGGCGGCGCAGGCCGGCCAGGGCAGGGCGCTGGCGTCCCTGGGCCGGATGACGGAGGCGCTCAGCGCCTACCGGGTGGCGCTGGCCAAGCAGCCGCGGCCCGAGTACGCGCTGGAGCTGGGCGAGCTGTACGAGTCGCTGGGGCTGCGGCAGGCGGCCGGGGTGCAGTACGGCCTGCTGCGGGAGCGGGTGCGGCTGGCCGCCGCGCACGGGGCCGACGAGGAACTGGTGCTCGGCCGGTTCGAGGCGGACCACGGGGACGCGCGGGCGGCGGTGCGGCGGCTGCGGGCGGAGTGGAAGCGGCAGCCGTCGACGGCGGTGGCGGACGCGCTGGGGTGGGCGCTGCACCGGGCGGGCCGGTCGAAGGAGGCGCTGCCGTTCGCGGTGCGGGCGACGGAGGGCACGCGGGGCGGCGGGGTGCGCAGCGCGCTGTACGTGTTCCACCGGGGCATGATCGAGCGGGAGGTGGAGCGGTACGGGGCGGCGCGGCGGCATCTGCGGGAGGCGTTGCGGATCAACCCGTACTTCTCGCCGTTGCGGGTGCCGCGGGCGAAGGCGGCACTGGCCCGCCTGGGGGAACCGTCCGTCCAGGCGGGGCCCGAGTCCTCCTGA
- a CDS encoding FAD-binding oxidoreductase, whose amino-acid sequence MIMSRIEARRDEDTVAAGPLVDRLLGGLPAEALITDPDVTASYANDMASFCPAGDPAVVVLPRTVEQVQHVMRTATELGVPVVPQGARTGLSGAANATDGCIVLSLTKMDRILEIDPVDRIAVVEPGVVNATLSRAVGDHGLYYPPDPSSWEMCTIGGNIGTASGGLCCVKYGVTAEYVLGLDVVLADGRLMSTGRRTAKGVAGYDLTRLFVGSEGSLGIVVRAVLALRPKPPGHLVLAAEFPSGAAACDAVCRIMAGGHVPSLLELMDRTTVKAVNDMAHMGLPESTEALLLAAFDTTDPAADLAAVGALCEAAGATQVVPAEDAAESELLLQARRTALVALEAVKGTTMIDDVCVPRSRLGELIDGVERIAEKHRLTIGVVAHAGDGNTHPTVCFDARDSEESRRARESFDEIMALGLDLGGTITGEHGVGVLKKEWLARELGPVGLEMQRAVKQVFDPLGILNPGKLF is encoded by the coding sequence GTGATCATGAGCCGTATCGAAGCGCGACGCGATGAAGACACGGTGGCGGCCGGCCCTCTCGTCGACCGGCTGCTCGGCGGCCTGCCCGCCGAGGCACTGATCACCGACCCCGACGTCACGGCCTCCTACGCCAACGACATGGCGAGCTTCTGCCCGGCCGGCGACCCCGCCGTGGTCGTCCTGCCGCGCACGGTCGAACAGGTCCAGCACGTCATGCGCACCGCCACCGAGCTGGGCGTCCCCGTCGTCCCGCAGGGCGCCCGCACCGGCCTCTCCGGCGCCGCCAACGCCACCGACGGCTGCATCGTGCTCTCCCTGACCAAGATGGACCGCATCCTGGAGATCGACCCGGTCGACCGGATCGCCGTCGTCGAACCCGGCGTCGTCAACGCCACCCTCTCGCGCGCCGTCGGCGACCACGGTCTGTACTACCCGCCGGACCCCTCCAGCTGGGAGATGTGCACCATCGGCGGCAACATCGGCACCGCGTCCGGCGGCCTGTGCTGCGTGAAGTACGGGGTGACGGCCGAGTACGTCCTCGGACTGGACGTCGTCCTCGCCGACGGCCGGCTGATGTCCACCGGCCGCCGCACCGCCAAGGGCGTCGCCGGATACGACCTGACCCGGCTGTTCGTCGGCTCCGAGGGCTCCCTCGGCATCGTCGTGCGGGCGGTCCTCGCCCTCAGGCCCAAACCGCCCGGGCACCTGGTGCTGGCCGCCGAGTTCCCCTCCGGCGCCGCCGCCTGCGACGCCGTCTGCCGCATCATGGCCGGCGGCCACGTCCCCTCACTCCTGGAACTCATGGACCGTACGACGGTCAAGGCCGTCAACGACATGGCCCACATGGGCCTGCCGGAGTCCACCGAGGCCCTGCTGCTCGCCGCCTTCGACACCACCGACCCGGCCGCCGACCTCGCCGCCGTCGGCGCGCTGTGCGAGGCCGCCGGCGCCACCCAGGTCGTGCCGGCCGAGGATGCCGCCGAGTCCGAACTGCTCCTCCAGGCGCGGCGGACGGCCCTGGTCGCGCTCGAAGCCGTCAAGGGCACCACGATGATCGACGACGTGTGCGTGCCCCGCTCACGGCTCGGCGAACTCATCGACGGCGTCGAGCGGATCGCCGAGAAGCACCGGCTCACCATCGGCGTCGTCGCCCACGCGGGCGACGGCAACACCCACCCGACGGTCTGCTTCGACGCGCGGGACTCCGAGGAGTCCCGGCGGGCGCGTGAGTCCTTCGACGAGATCATGGCGCTCGGCCTGGACCTCGGCGGCACCATCACCGGCGAGCACGGGGTCGGCGTGCTGAAGAAGGAGTGGCTGGCGCGCGAACTGGGCCCGGTCGGGCTCGAGATGCAGCGGGCCGTCAAACAGGTCTTCGACCCGCTGGGCATTCTCAACCCGGGCAAGCTCTTCTGA
- a CDS encoding RDD family protein, with protein sequence MSAPTPAPGDDRPREGYYPDPSIPGYVRYWNGDSWVPGTSRPAPKEGESLAPPPGVGPARPSVEETGPHFFDEDPADAPSPAPSSPSPSPSSSPAASPGDAQHGSRPEPASAWGADRSRQSGFGGEQDRRVLWGADPRVPHPSAPSTPSGSAPEAGPAGADAPAAAGAGDTFMFRRPTTGSRPAPDAPGEAHADEGTMTFRAVAPRAGGPGAGQAAAPGRPGFGAGKAAAERAAASATAPSGPQQAAAPAGPQQAPAPSGPQQAAAPAVPPQTGGPAHPAAAAPAAAAAPAAPLTSGPGGGQSSWAQQVHRLADGGEPPVVPWKPPVEDVFQAAARRQAEARPAALGRRLAARLLDTVVLGAVTAVAGVPLGLQAVDHIEAKIDAAKLSGETVTVWLLDGTTSVHLGIVLAVLLLAGVLLEVLPTVKWGRTLGKKLLGLEVRDIEGHDAPEFGAALRRWLVYSVPGLLVVGVVGVVWCLFDKPWRQCWHDKAAHTFVAAA encoded by the coding sequence ATGAGCGCCCCAACCCCGGCCCCCGGCGACGACAGGCCCCGCGAAGGGTATTACCCGGACCCGTCCATTCCTGGATATGTCCGGTACTGGAACGGTGACTCCTGGGTGCCGGGCACGAGCCGTCCGGCGCCCAAGGAGGGCGAGTCGCTCGCGCCGCCGCCCGGCGTGGGCCCGGCGCGGCCCTCCGTGGAGGAGACCGGCCCGCACTTCTTCGACGAGGACCCGGCCGACGCGCCCTCCCCGGCCCCGTCGTCCCCGTCGCCGTCCCCGTCGTCCTCCCCGGCCGCGTCGCCGGGAGACGCGCAGCACGGCAGCCGGCCCGAACCCGCCTCGGCCTGGGGCGCCGACCGCTCCCGCCAGTCCGGTTTCGGCGGCGAACAGGACCGCAGGGTCCTCTGGGGGGCCGACCCGAGGGTGCCGCACCCCTCGGCCCCGTCCACGCCGTCGGGATCCGCGCCGGAGGCCGGGCCCGCGGGCGCGGACGCCCCGGCCGCGGCCGGCGCGGGCGACACCTTCATGTTCCGCAGGCCGACGACCGGGTCCCGGCCGGCCCCCGACGCCCCCGGCGAAGCCCACGCCGACGAGGGCACCATGACCTTCCGCGCCGTCGCCCCGCGCGCGGGCGGGCCGGGTGCGGGCCAGGCCGCCGCCCCCGGGCGGCCCGGCTTCGGGGCCGGGAAGGCCGCCGCCGAGCGTGCCGCCGCCTCGGCCACGGCACCGTCCGGGCCGCAGCAGGCCGCCGCCCCCGCCGGCCCGCAGCAGGCGCCGGCGCCGTCCGGGCCGCAGCAGGCCGCCGCTCCGGCCGTGCCGCCGCAGACCGGCGGACCGGCCCACCCCGCCGCTGCCGCTCCCGCTGCCGCCGCCGCTCCCGCCGCGCCCCTGACGAGCGGGCCCGGCGGTGGCCAGTCGTCCTGGGCGCAGCAGGTGCACCGGCTCGCCGACGGCGGCGAGCCGCCGGTCGTGCCGTGGAAGCCGCCGGTCGAGGACGTGTTCCAGGCCGCCGCCCGGCGCCAGGCCGAGGCCCGCCCCGCCGCGCTCGGCAGGCGACTCGCCGCCCGGCTGCTGGACACCGTCGTCCTGGGCGCCGTCACCGCCGTGGCCGGTGTGCCGCTCGGCCTCCAGGCCGTGGACCACATCGAGGCGAAGATCGACGCGGCCAAGCTGTCCGGGGAGACCGTCACGGTCTGGCTGCTCGACGGCACCACCTCGGTCCACCTCGGCATCGTCCTCGCCGTCCTCCTCCTCGCCGGTGTCCTCCTCGAAGTGCTGCCCACCGTCAAGTGGGGCCGCACACTGGGCAAGAAGCTGCTGGGGCTGGAGGTGCGCGACATCGAGGGCCACGACGCACCCGAGTTCGGCGCGGCCCTGCGCCGCTGGCTCGTCTACAGCGTGCCCGGGCTGCTCGTCGTCGGGGTCGTCGGCGTCGTGTGGTGCCTGTTCGACAAGCCCTGGCGCCAGTGCTGGCACGACAAGGCGGCGCACACCTTCGTCGCCGCCGCCTGA
- a CDS encoding RDD family protein, translated as MTTEPPPGSGRQPPDDDPFKKHTPPGGPGAPGTGSPYDTPGGPYDGGPHDGGRPGGPYGPGSADPLAGMPPLADSGRRTLARVIDMLLVGVVVWLLTWPFGVSEYNVDGDRINVGNSFGQSVIAAVLYIGYDTFMTVRSGQTLGKKWLGMRVADLGNGANPSVQTALIRAAVLWLPFAFCCACVWTAISGGWSFFDRPYKQGLHDKAAKTVVVSSR; from the coding sequence ATGACCACCGAACCGCCCCCCGGCTCCGGTCGGCAGCCGCCGGACGACGACCCGTTCAAGAAGCACACCCCGCCGGGCGGCCCCGGAGCACCGGGGACCGGCTCCCCGTACGACACCCCCGGCGGCCCGTACGACGGCGGCCCCCACGACGGCGGCCGGCCCGGTGGCCCTTACGGCCCCGGCTCCGCCGATCCCCTCGCCGGGATGCCCCCGCTCGCCGACAGCGGCAGGCGCACGCTCGCCCGCGTCATCGACATGCTCCTGGTCGGCGTCGTCGTCTGGCTGCTCACCTGGCCGTTCGGAGTCAGCGAGTACAACGTCGACGGCGATCGGATCAACGTCGGCAACTCCTTCGGGCAGTCCGTCATCGCCGCCGTGCTCTACATCGGCTACGACACCTTCATGACCGTCCGCTCCGGCCAGACCCTGGGCAAGAAGTGGCTGGGTATGCGGGTGGCCGACCTCGGCAACGGCGCGAACCCCTCCGTGCAGACCGCGCTGATCCGCGCCGCCGTGCTGTGGCTGCCCTTCGCGTTCTGCTGCGCCTGTGTGTGGACCGCGATCTCGGGCGGCTGGAGCTTCTTCGACCGGCCCTACAAGCAGGGCCTGCACGACAAGGCGGCCAAAACCGTGGTGGTCAGCAGCAGGTGA